In Terriglobia bacterium, a genomic segment contains:
- a CDS encoding ABC transporter ATP-binding protein, with product MDAGQTNPERKAREAGGAAGECGRVVLEARSLRKSYGSGAAELQILADVNLSLREGEMAAIVAPSGAGKSTLLHLLAALDTPTSGTVYFDAKAIETKDDAALAAFRNRAIGFVWQRHQLLADFTAAENVAMPLLVRGEKFAPALERARELLAEVGLAERASHRAGDLSGGEQQRVAIARALVTGPSVLLADEPTGDLDERNAWAVFELLERLHRTHRLTSLLATHNAAIAARCGRILGLEHGVLQSRAAAAGASGTRGGEAS from the coding sequence ATGGACGCAGGGCAGACTAACCCGGAGCGCAAGGCGCGCGAAGCTGGCGGCGCGGCGGGGGAGTGCGGACGAGTGGTGCTGGAGGCGCGCAGCCTGCGGAAAAGTTACGGCTCGGGCGCGGCGGAATTGCAGATTCTGGCGGACGTGAACCTGTCTTTGCGCGAAGGGGAGATGGCCGCGATCGTGGCGCCGTCGGGAGCGGGGAAAAGCACGTTGCTGCACCTGCTGGCCGCGCTAGACACGCCAACAAGCGGTACAGTATACTTCGACGCGAAAGCCATCGAAACAAAAGATGACGCGGCGCTGGCCGCGTTTCGCAATCGCGCCATCGGGTTTGTCTGGCAGCGGCATCAGCTGCTGGCGGATTTTACGGCCGCGGAAAATGTGGCCATGCCGCTGCTGGTGCGCGGCGAAAAATTTGCTCCGGCGCTCGAACGGGCGCGGGAGCTGCTCGCGGAAGTAGGACTCGCGGAGCGCGCGAGCCACCGGGCAGGAGACCTTTCCGGCGGGGAACAGCAGCGCGTGGCGATAGCCCGGGCGCTTGTCACCGGGCCATCGGTGCTGCTGGCAGATGAACCGACCGGAGATCTGGACGAGCGGAATGCTTGGGCCGTGTTCGAACTGCTGGAACGGCTGCACCGGACGCACCGCCTGACGTCGCTGCTGGCGACGCACAATGCGGCGATAGCGGCACGGTGCGGGCGGATCCTGGGGCTGGAACATGGCGTTCTGCAATCTCGCGCGGCTGCGGCCGGGGCGAGTGGGACCCGTGGGGGAGAAGCGAGCTAA
- a CDS encoding ABC transporter permease: MRFEWFVARRYLRSPYRPAVLRLVTGFSVLGVAAGVATLVVALAMDTGFRETLQERLLGVTAHVSLTRPGTGGIRDYEALAARLGTMPGVRSITPAVYQTVLMSFGGQARGVVAKGVDPARERRFDEALQRVVAGHADFTADADGVDALLVGKQLADEWKVSPGDYVTLTSPQGRLTPFGLLPRTRRFRITGVFESGFYDYDENWCFMTLSAAQNLSGAGDLVNVLELRLTQPDRAGEVAREMERAAGAGYAATTWMEENKALFRALRLEKLVTAIFIGLITFVAGLNILVVLTMTVTDKARDIAVLMAMGTRRAQVRQIFLLQGLAIGSTGTLLGLVAGYVIAFTAGTYHLIPLDPQVYSVAYVPFHPSVWDGVGIALVAMGISVAATLVPARAAARLLPVEILRYE; encoded by the coding sequence ATGCGATTCGAATGGTTCGTGGCCCGGCGGTACCTCCGGTCGCCCTACCGGCCGGCGGTGCTGCGCCTGGTGACGGGCTTTTCCGTGCTGGGCGTGGCCGCGGGCGTGGCCACGCTGGTGGTGGCGCTGGCCATGGACACGGGCTTCCGGGAGACGCTGCAGGAGCGGCTGCTGGGGGTGACTGCGCACGTGTCGCTGACGCGGCCGGGCACCGGGGGGATTCGCGATTATGAGGCGCTGGCGGCGCGGCTGGGAACGATGCCGGGCGTGCGTTCGATCACGCCCGCGGTGTACCAGACGGTGTTGATGTCGTTTGGGGGGCAGGCGCGCGGGGTGGTGGCCAAGGGCGTGGATCCAGCGCGGGAGCGGCGCTTTGACGAAGCGCTGCAGCGGGTGGTGGCCGGGCATGCGGATTTTACGGCGGACGCCGACGGTGTGGACGCGCTGCTCGTCGGCAAACAGCTCGCCGACGAATGGAAGGTGTCGCCCGGGGACTACGTTACGCTGACCAGCCCGCAAGGACGGCTGACGCCGTTCGGCCTGCTGCCGCGCACCCGGCGCTTCCGCATCACCGGCGTCTTCGAATCGGGCTTCTACGATTACGACGAAAACTGGTGCTTCATGACGCTCTCCGCGGCGCAGAATCTTTCCGGCGCGGGCGACCTGGTGAACGTGCTGGAACTGCGGCTGACGCAACCCGATCGGGCCGGGGAGGTCGCGCGGGAGATGGAGCGCGCGGCCGGAGCGGGGTACGCGGCCACGACGTGGATGGAAGAAAACAAGGCGCTGTTCCGGGCTTTACGGCTGGAAAAGCTAGTCACGGCGATCTTCATCGGGCTGATCACGTTTGTGGCCGGGCTGAACATCCTGGTGGTGCTGACGATGACCGTCACAGACAAGGCCCGGGACATCGCGGTATTGATGGCCATGGGCACGCGCCGCGCGCAGGTGCGGCAGATTTTTCTCTTGCAGGGGCTGGCTATCGGCTCGACAGGAACGCTGCTGGGACTGGTGGCGGGTTATGTGATCGCCTTCACCGCGGGTACCTACCATCTGATACCGCTCGATCCGCAGGTCTATTCCGTGGCCTACGTGCCGTTTCATCCGAGCGTCTGGGACGGAGTGGGAATCGCGCTGGTGGCGATGGGAATTTCCGTAGCCGCAACACTGGTGCCGGCGCGGGCGGCGGCGCGCTTGCTGCCCGTGGAAATCTTGCGTTATGAGTGA